The Musa acuminata AAA Group cultivar baxijiao chromosome BXJ2-2, Cavendish_Baxijiao_AAA, whole genome shotgun sequence genome has a segment encoding these proteins:
- the LOC135604778 gene encoding calmodulin-binding protein 25-like, with protein sequence MADNCSVLDPWVYHSESAWISEVSARENAAVAMALQISLSDTTTSSSSSSSAASADTLSSPLLLLQHQFTPPSCSSASGDATLRRRNALGPALQGRVSKRKSHASKRSATTYISADPIDFQEVVQRATGFRLAGEPLVKPEPVRSAAGDRAALQQIRLPTLDTSVSFLDTGAVGIPSGGFSSGSPPPAYAPDFDFDPLLPAFPTLDSWGVM encoded by the coding sequence ATGGCGGACAACTGCTCGGTACTCGATCCGTGGGTGTACCACTCGGAATCGGCGTGGATCAGCGAGGTCTCTGCCCGCGAGAACGCGGCCGTCGCCATGGCCCTCCAGATCTCCCTCTCCGACACCAccacctcatcctcctcctcctcctccgccgcctccgccgaCACCCTTTcctcccctctcctcctcctccagcaccaattcactcccccctcttgctCCTCTGCGTCCGGAGACGCCACCCTTCGCCGGCGGAATGCCCTCGGCCCGGCCCTGCAGGGGCGGGTCTCGAAGAGGAAGTCGCACGCGTCGAAGCGGTCGGCCACCACCTACATCTCCGCCGACCCGATCGACTTCCAGGAGGTGGTGCAGCGGGCGACGGGGTTCCGGCTCGCGGGGGAGCCACTGGTGAAGCCCGAGCCGGTACGGTCTGCGGCGGGCGACCGGGCGGCCCTGCAACAGATCCGCCTGCCCACGCTCGACACCTCGGTGTCTTTTCTGGATACGGGCGCGGTCGGGATCCCGAGCGGGGGCTTCTCGTCCGGGTCACCACCACCTGCCTACGCGCCGGACTTCGACTTCGATCCACTACTCCCGGCCTTCCCTACGCTGGATTCGTGGGGTGTCATGTAG